One window of the Bombus pyrosoma isolate SC7728 linkage group LG5, ASM1482585v1, whole genome shotgun sequence genome contains the following:
- the LOC122567855 gene encoding heat shock factor 2-binding protein-like, whose product MDKDDEERQTNLGDEKQFLVSVEDTLKTVEKSIHKFVTDVPQALVNSGLDIDLKKLNIEDGQNIQDLISSFPKSFTDQINKEEKEKISAIELKCEQLHSQLQQQVDRNKKAQEEIEYLREQILNQSTYCATLGAVLGNLTWRASRLPEIVDVWLSGFQHMIGEFLSITDGSFVAFINTYRNAFPPTCKVEYQFIIGLLGIVSNISAIPEGREFLITDPNGRAFVQKMMKLMPTLPLSQGSLSLKRLMLMTFYNVSMNKTGLQYLFESRVSDVLNCYLRNNSLPDETQFLCLRVLHSMTYGLTNPKYIQDLITTLPISKIEDIAISNKNEMSTVAKQVIKQLRDSQKFIRMN is encoded by the exons ATGGACAAGGATGATGAGGAAAGACAAACAAATTTAGGAgatgaaaaacaatttttg gTTTCTGTGGAGGATACTCTAAAGACTGTCGAAAAAAGCATCCACAAGTTTGTAACAGACGTCCCTCAAGCACTTGTTAATTCTGGATTAGATAtagatttaaagaaactaaataTAGAAGATGGTCAAAATATTCAGGatcttatttcttcatttccaaAATCATTCACTGATCAAATAAATAAGG aagagaaagagaaaatttcagCCATAGAACTAAAGTGTGAACAATTGCACAGTCAACTCCAACAGCAAGTGGACAGAAACAAAAAGGCACAGGAAGAAATAGAATACCTAAGAGAACAA aTATTGAATCAAAGTACATACTGTGCAACTTTGGGAGCAGTTTTAGGCAATTTAACATGGCGTGCATCTCGCCTTCCAGAAATTGTCGACGTTTGGCTTTCTGGG TTTCAGCACATGATCggcgaatttttatcgataacaGACGGAAGTTTCGTCGCTTTTATAAACACTTATCGAAATGCTTTCCCCCCCACATGCAAAGTCGAATATCAGTTTATAATTGGCTTGTTAGGCattgtatcaaatatatctGCAATACCCGAGGGacgtgaatttttaataactgaTCCGAATGGTAGAGCTTTTGTACAAAAAATGATGAAACTCATGCCCACTTTGCCACTTTCGCAAGGTTCCTTATCACTAAAGAg ATTAATGCTGATGACATTTTATAATGTCAGTATGAATAAAACCGGGCTGCAGTATCTTTTCGAGTCACGAGTAAGCGACGtgttaaattgttatttgagGAACAATTCGCTACCAGATGAGACACAGTTCCTCTGTCTGCGCGTGTTGCATTCGATGACATATGGTTTAACGAATCCCAAATACATTCAAGACTTAATCACCACCCTACCGATCAGCAAAATAGAAGATATCGCTATTtcgaacaaaaatgaaatgagTACAGTCGCGAAACAAGTGATAAAACAGTTGCGGGATTcacagaaatttattcgtatgAATTGA